A window of Ictidomys tridecemlineatus isolate mIctTri1 chromosome 1, mIctTri1.hap1, whole genome shotgun sequence contains these coding sequences:
- the Fgf8 gene encoding fibroblast growth factor 8 isoform X4, with product MGSPRSALSCLLLHLLVLCLQAQEGPGGGPALGRVPASLLRAGREPQGVSQQVTVQSSPNFTQHVREQSLVTDQLSRRLIRTYQLYSRTSGKHVQVLANKRINAMAEDGDPFAKLIVETDTFGSRVRVRGAETGLYICMNKKGKLIAKSNGKGKDCVFTEIVLENNYTALQNAKYEGWYMAFTRKGRPRKGSKTRQHQREVHFMKRLPRGHHTTEQSLRFEFLNYPPFTRSLRGSQRTWAPEPR from the exons ATGGGCAGCCCCCGCTCCGCGCTGAGCTGCCT GCTGTTGCACTTGCTGGTTCTCTGCCTCCAAGCCCAG GAAGGCCCGGGCGGGGGGCCTGCGCTGGGCAGGGTGCCCGCTTCCCTGCTCCGAGCTGGCCGGGAGCCCCAGGGTGTTTCCCAACAG GTAACTGTTCAGTCCTCACCTAATTTTACACAGCATGTGAGGGAGCAGAGCCTGGTGACGGATCAGCTCAGCCGCCGCCTCATTCGGACCTACCAGCTCTACAGCCGCACCAGCGGGAAGCACGTGCAGGTCCTGGCCAACAAGCGCATCAACGCCATGGCAGAAGACGGGGATCCTTTTG CAAAGCTCATCGTGGAAACAGATACCTTTGGGAGCCGGGTTCGAGTCCGTGGAGCAGAGACAGGTCTTTACATCTGCATGAATAAGAAGGGGAAGCTGATTGCCAAG AGCAACGGCAAAGGCAAGGATTGTGTCTTCACGGAGATCGTGCTGGAGAACAACTACACAGCCCTGCAGAATGCCAAGTATGAGGGCTGGTACATGGCCTTCACCCGCAAGGGCCGGCCCCGCAAGGGCTCCAAGACGCGACAGCACCAGCGCGAGGTCCATTTCATGAAGCGGCTGCCCCGCGGCCACCACACCACTGAGCAGAGCCTGCGCTTCGAGTTCCTCAACTACCCGCCCTTCACGCGCAGCCTGCGCGGCAGCCAGAGGACTTGGGCCCCCGAGCCCCGATAG
- the Fgf8 gene encoding fibroblast growth factor 8 isoform X2 produces MGSPRSALSCLLLHLLVLCLQAQVTVQSSPNFTQHVREQSLVTDQLSRRLIRTYQLYSRTSGKHVQVLANKRINAMAEDGDPFAKLIVETDTFGSRVRVRGAETGLYICMNKKGKLIAKSNGKGKDCVFTEIVLENNYTALQNAKYEGWYMAFTRKGRPRKGSKTRQHQREVHFMKRLPRGHHTTEQSLRFEFLNYPPFTRSLRGSQRTWAPEPR; encoded by the exons ATGGGCAGCCCCCGCTCCGCGCTGAGCTGCCT GCTGTTGCACTTGCTGGTTCTCTGCCTCCAAGCCCAG GTAACTGTTCAGTCCTCACCTAATTTTACACAGCATGTGAGGGAGCAGAGCCTGGTGACGGATCAGCTCAGCCGCCGCCTCATTCGGACCTACCAGCTCTACAGCCGCACCAGCGGGAAGCACGTGCAGGTCCTGGCCAACAAGCGCATCAACGCCATGGCAGAAGACGGGGATCCTTTTG CAAAGCTCATCGTGGAAACAGATACCTTTGGGAGCCGGGTTCGAGTCCGTGGAGCAGAGACAGGTCTTTACATCTGCATGAATAAGAAGGGGAAGCTGATTGCCAAG AGCAACGGCAAAGGCAAGGATTGTGTCTTCACGGAGATCGTGCTGGAGAACAACTACACAGCCCTGCAGAATGCCAAGTATGAGGGCTGGTACATGGCCTTCACCCGCAAGGGCCGGCCCCGCAAGGGCTCCAAGACGCGACAGCACCAGCGCGAGGTCCATTTCATGAAGCGGCTGCCCCGCGGCCACCACACCACTGAGCAGAGCCTGCGCTTCGAGTTCCTCAACTACCCGCCCTTCACGCGCAGCCTGCGCGGCAGCCAGAGGACTTGGGCCCCCGAGCCCCGATAG
- the Fgf8 gene encoding fibroblast growth factor 8 isoform X3 has product MGSPRSALSCLLLHLLVLCLQAQHVREQSLVTDQLSRRLIRTYQLYSRTSGKHVQVLANKRINAMAEDGDPFAKLIVETDTFGSRVRVRGAETGLYICMNKKGKLIAKSNGKGKDCVFTEIVLENNYTALQNAKYEGWYMAFTRKGRPRKGSKTRQHQREVHFMKRLPRGHHTTEQSLRFEFLNYPPFTRSLRGSQRTWAPEPR; this is encoded by the exons ATGGGCAGCCCCCGCTCCGCGCTGAGCTGCCT GCTGTTGCACTTGCTGGTTCTCTGCCTCCAAGCCCAG CATGTGAGGGAGCAGAGCCTGGTGACGGATCAGCTCAGCCGCCGCCTCATTCGGACCTACCAGCTCTACAGCCGCACCAGCGGGAAGCACGTGCAGGTCCTGGCCAACAAGCGCATCAACGCCATGGCAGAAGACGGGGATCCTTTTG CAAAGCTCATCGTGGAAACAGATACCTTTGGGAGCCGGGTTCGAGTCCGTGGAGCAGAGACAGGTCTTTACATCTGCATGAATAAGAAGGGGAAGCTGATTGCCAAG AGCAACGGCAAAGGCAAGGATTGTGTCTTCACGGAGATCGTGCTGGAGAACAACTACACAGCCCTGCAGAATGCCAAGTATGAGGGCTGGTACATGGCCTTCACCCGCAAGGGCCGGCCCCGCAAGGGCTCCAAGACGCGACAGCACCAGCGCGAGGTCCATTTCATGAAGCGGCTGCCCCGCGGCCACCACACCACTGAGCAGAGCCTGCGCTTCGAGTTCCTCAACTACCCGCCCTTCACGCGCAGCCTGCGCGGCAGCCAGAGGACTTGGGCCCCCGAGCCCCGATAG
- the Fgf8 gene encoding fibroblast growth factor 8 isoform X1: MGSPRSALSCLLLHLLVLCLQAQEGPGGGPALGRVPASLLRAGREPQGVSQQHVREQSLVTDQLSRRLIRTYQLYSRTSGKHVQVLANKRINAMAEDGDPFAKLIVETDTFGSRVRVRGAETGLYICMNKKGKLIAKSNGKGKDCVFTEIVLENNYTALQNAKYEGWYMAFTRKGRPRKGSKTRQHQREVHFMKRLPRGHHTTEQSLRFEFLNYPPFTRSLRGSQRTWAPEPR; this comes from the exons ATGGGCAGCCCCCGCTCCGCGCTGAGCTGCCT GCTGTTGCACTTGCTGGTTCTCTGCCTCCAAGCCCAG GAAGGCCCGGGCGGGGGGCCTGCGCTGGGCAGGGTGCCCGCTTCCCTGCTCCGAGCTGGCCGGGAGCCCCAGGGTGTTTCCCAACAG CATGTGAGGGAGCAGAGCCTGGTGACGGATCAGCTCAGCCGCCGCCTCATTCGGACCTACCAGCTCTACAGCCGCACCAGCGGGAAGCACGTGCAGGTCCTGGCCAACAAGCGCATCAACGCCATGGCAGAAGACGGGGATCCTTTTG CAAAGCTCATCGTGGAAACAGATACCTTTGGGAGCCGGGTTCGAGTCCGTGGAGCAGAGACAGGTCTTTACATCTGCATGAATAAGAAGGGGAAGCTGATTGCCAAG AGCAACGGCAAAGGCAAGGATTGTGTCTTCACGGAGATCGTGCTGGAGAACAACTACACAGCCCTGCAGAATGCCAAGTATGAGGGCTGGTACATGGCCTTCACCCGCAAGGGCCGGCCCCGCAAGGGCTCCAAGACGCGACAGCACCAGCGCGAGGTCCATTTCATGAAGCGGCTGCCCCGCGGCCACCACACCACTGAGCAGAGCCTGCGCTTCGAGTTCCTCAACTACCCGCCCTTCACGCGCAGCCTGCGCGGCAGCCAGAGGACTTGGGCCCCCGAGCCCCGATAG